Proteins found in one Gigantopelta aegis isolate Gae_Host chromosome 12, Gae_host_genome, whole genome shotgun sequence genomic segment:
- the LOC121386423 gene encoding calcium-activated chloride channel regulator 1-like, producing the protein MKTRHDDNTVVLSWTAPGDDFDHNTASRYEITMASTAANLLGKLTTSRYITQDDVTHGNLESPLPAGSIEMFTLKMKRGPNFNASFVFTIRAIDDAGHKGDFSNFATAGFGFIPDYVDPEFSENVPTSGNNGSHSVGQTKSHYCGSGGVVYRTARDCDSYLPCFTRVFSQTNGHAK; encoded by the exons ATGAAGACGCGTCACGACGACAACACTGTGGTCCTGTCGTGGACGGCGCCCGGCGACGACTTCGACCACAACACTG cgTCCAGATACGAAATAACGATGGCGTCAACCGCTGCTAACCTGTTGGGAAAACTCACCACCTCGCGCTACATAACCCAGGATGACGTCACACACGGCAACCTAGAGTCGCCGCTCCCAGCGGGATCCATAGAAATGtttactttgaaaatgaagCGGGGGCCGAATTTCAACGCTAGTTTCGTATTCACCATCCGGGCTATCGATGACGCAGGACACAAAGGAGACTTCTCTAATTTCGCCACTGCAGGGTTTGGCTTCATTCCGGACTACGTCGACCCAGAATTCTCAGAAAATGTTCCAACTTCCGGTAACAATGGAAGTCACAGTGTCGGGCAGACAAAAAGTCATTATTGCGGAAGTGGTGGGGTCGTTTACAGGACTGCTCGTGATTGTGatagttatctcccttgtttTACACGTGTGTTCTCGCAAACCAACGGTCATGCAAAGTGA
- the LOC121386412 gene encoding zinc finger protein 708-like, with translation MCAHRDLKPSTRKPVMPFKRATPVKCEVCSKCYKSKHNLEIHMRVHTRERPFRCGLCLKDFFTKSNILQHMYIHAGGTFTKCEICSKCCRSIYDLEIHMRVHTGERPFKCGMCLKDFSYRSNIIQHMWLHAEEKHTCDVCKKNFANSGSLKAHVLVHAGRNFRCDVCKRTFSDHWKLKAHALIHSVNKRFKCEMCTKEFTLSTDLKHHVRVHSGEKPFKCDLCTKGFTLSTDLKRHVRVHSGERPFKCDMCTQCFSRSSNLKVHKMLHTGEKPFKCDMCTHCFTTPRGLKRHMSSHTCEKPFKCDMCTKCFSRSFCLKEHTMLHTGEKVFKCVVCTKCFTANKSLKRHMSVHTGERPFKCDMCKKCFSQSSSLKTHKLLHTGEKPYKCDMCTKCFTQISSLKIHKMFHDGEKPFKCDMCTKCFVTTSDLKRHILFHTGEKPFKCDMCTKCFKQSSYLKKHKMLHNGEKPFKCDLCTKCFTQSAHLKDHKMFHCSVKPLKCDMCTKCFTQDSTFQLHKMLHCGVKPFKCEVCTKCFTQNSDLKHHMCIHSVEKPFTCDV, from the coding sequence ATGTGTGCACATCGTGACCTGAAACCATCCACCAGAAAACCAGTAATGCCGTTCAAACGTGCCACACCcgtcaaatgtgaagtgtgttCAAAGTGTTATAAAAGTAAACACAATCTAGAAATACACATGCGCGTCCATACTAGAGAAAGACCGTTTAGATGTGGACTGTGTTTGAAGGATTTCTTTACCAAGAGTAACATTCTACAGCATATGTACATCCACGCTGGTGGAACATTTACAAAATGTGAAATCTGCTCAAAATGTTGCAGGAGTATATACGATCTAGAAATACACATGCGCGTTCATACAGGAGAGAGACCGTTCAAATGTGGAATGTGCCTGAAAGATTTCTCGTACAGGAGTAACATTATACAACACATGTGGCTTCACGCTGAAGAGAAACACACGTGTGATGTGTGCAAGAAGAATTTCGCAAACAGCGGTAGCTTGAAAGCTCATGTGTTGGTGCATGCTGGTAGAAACTTCAGGTGTGATGTGTGTAAGAGAACGTTCTCCGATCACTGGAAATTGAAGGCTCATGCTTTAATACACTCTGTCAATAAGCGTTTCAAATGTGAGATGTGCACGAAAGAATTCACACTGTCTACAGACTTAAAACACCACGTGAGGGTTCATtctggtgagaaacctttcaaatgtgatttGTGCACAAAAGGATTCACACTATCTACAGACTTAAAACGCCATGTGAGGGTTCATTCTGGTGAGAGGCCTTTCAAATGTGACATGTGCACCCAATGTTTTTCTAGGAGTTCCAATTTAAAAGTTCATAAAATGCTTCATACTGGAGAGAAACCATTCAAATGTGATATGTGTACACACTGTTTTACAACACCTAGAGGTTTAAAACGCCATATGTCGAGTCATACTTGtgaaaaacctttcaaatgtgatatgtgcacaaaatgtttttctcGGAGTTTCTGTTTAAAAGAGCATACAATgcttcatactggtgagaaagttttcaaatgtgttgtgtgcacaaaatgttttacagccAATAAAAGCTTGAAACGACACATGTCTGTTCATACTGGTGAGAGACCTTTCAAATGTGACATGTGCAAAAAATGTTTCTCACAAAGTTCCAGTTTGAAAACTCATAAATTacttcatactggtgagaaaccttataaatgtgatatgtgcacaaaatgttttacacagatTTCCAGtttaaaaattcataaaatgtttcatgatggtgagaaacctttcaaatgtgatatgtgcacaaaatgttttgtaacaACTTCAGACTTAAAACGTCATATATTATTccatactggtgagaaacctttcaaatgtgatatgtgcacaaaatgttttaaacagagttcctatttgaaaaaacataaaatgctTCATAATGGTGAAAAACCATTCAAATGTGAtttgtgcacaaaatgttttacacagagTGCCCATTTGAAAGaccataaaatgtttcattgtAGTGTGAAGCCTTTGAAATGTgatatgtgcacaaaatgttttacacaggATTCCACCTTCCAACTACATAAAATGCTTCATTGTGGagtgaaacctttcaaatgtgaggtgtgcacaaaatgttttacacagaaTTCCGACTTGAAACACCATATGTGCATTCATTCTGTTGAGAAACCTTTCACGTGTGATGTGTAG
- the LOC121386413 gene encoding zinc finger protein 99-like produces the protein MNCEFCSKFCRSKSKLERHMRVHTGERPFKCGMCFKDFSTKSNIKTHISIHTGVKQFGCDICKKSFALSFRLKRHLLIHTDEKHFKCDICNKRFTQSSSLKRHKMRHTGEKPLKCDICSKRFRGSSNLKSHKMLHYGEKPFKCEVCTKRFISTNILKRHMLIHTGEKAFKCHMCTKCFTQNSSLKRHNILHNGEKPFKCDMCTKCFTTTTELKHHISVHTVEKTFKCDFCTKCFTHTSHLKNHQILHYGQKPVQCDMCTKCFATTTELERHILIHTGEKPFKCDMCTKGFPSTRDLKRHMFIHSDEKPFKCGVCKKGFSSTRDLRRHMFIHTGEKPFKCDTCTKCFTQSSSLKTHTFLHTGEKPFKCDMCTKYFTQISSLKTHKMLHYGEKPFKCDMCTKCCVTTTELKRHMLIHTGEKPFKCDMCKKGFTRSSCLKKHKMLHNGEKPFKCDLCTKCFTQSAHLKDHKMFHYGVKPFICEVCAKSFTTNTDLKRHILIHTGEKPFKCEICTKCFTQNSGLKKHKMLHFGKKPFK, from the coding sequence ATGAACTGTGAATTCTGCTCAAAGTTTTGTAGAAGTAAATCTAAATTAGAAAGACACATGCGCGTCCATACTGGAGAGAGACCGTTCAAATGTGGAATGTGTTTCAAGGATTTCTCTACCAAGAGTAACATTAAAACACATATCAGTATTCACACTGGTGTAAAACAATTTGGATGTGATATCtgtaaaaaatcctttgctctGAGTTTCAGGTTAAAGCGACATTTGTTGATTCATACTGAtgagaaacatttcaaatgtgaCATCTGCAACAAACGTTTTACACAGAGTTCCAGTTTGAAAAGACATAAAATGCgtcatactggtgagaaacctcTCAAATGTGATATCTGCTCCAAACGTTTTAGAGGTAGTTCCAATTTGAAAAGCCATAAAATGCTACATTatggtgagaaacctttcaaatgtgaggtgTGCACGAAACGATTTATAAGcactaacattttaaaacgCCATATGTTaattcatactggtgagaaagCTTTCAAATGTCatatgtgcacaaaatgttttacacagaaTTCCAGTTTGAAAAGGCATAACATTCTTCATAATGGcgaaaaacctttcaaatgtgatatgtgcacaaaatgttttacaacgaCTACAGAATTAAAACACCACATATCGGTTCATACTgttgaaaaaacatttaaatgtgatttttgcacaaaatgttttacacataCTTCCCATTTGAAAAACCATCAAATACTTCATTATGGCCAGAAACCTGTCCAATGTgatatgtgcacaaaatgttttgcgACTACTACAGAATTAGAACGCCATATattgattcatactggtgagaaacctttcaaatgtgatatgTGCACAAAAGGATTTCCAAGCACCAGAGACTTGAAACGTCATATGTTTATTCATAGTgatgagaaacctttcaaatgtggtGTGTGCAAAAAGGGATTTTCAAGCACTAGGGACTTGAGACGCCATATGTtcattcatactggtgagaaacctttcaaatgtgatacgtgcacaaaatgttttacacaaaGTTCCAGTTTAAAAACCCATACATTtcttcatactggtgagaaaccttttaaatgtgatatgtgcacaaaatattttacacagatTTCCAGTTTAAAAACTCATAAAATGCTTCATTATGGtgaaaaacctttcaaatgtgatatgtgcacaaaatgttgtGTGACAACTACAGAATTAAAACGTCATATGTTaattcatactggtgagaaaccaTTCAAATGTGATATGTGCAAAAAAGGGTTTACACGGAGTTCCTGtttgaaaaaacataaaatgctTCATAATGGTGAAAAGCCATTCAAATGTGAtttgtgcacaaaatgttttacacagagTGCCCATTTGAAAGaccataaaatgtttcattatggTGTGAAACCTTTCATTTGTGAGGTGTGCGCAAAAAGTTTCACAACCAATACAGACTTAAAACGCCATATattgattcatactggtgagaaaccaTTCAAATGTGAAatttgcacaaaatgttttacacagaaTTCTGgcttaaaaaaacataaaatgcttcattttggtaagaaacctttcaaatga